DNA from Yamadazyma tenuis chromosome 5, complete sequence:
CCAAATGACCTTTAACATGACGATTCAAATCGTGCTGTCTaacaaacttctttggaCAATACATACATGGAAATGGTCTGTCACTCAAATGTGTTTGAATGTGAGACCTCACGTTATACCTCCTCGTAAATCTTTTGCCGCAATTTTTATAAGTACAAGTGAATGTCTTATTTGAATCAGGTCCATCAAAGTACCTATCAAGCTCACCAGGAGGTAATAAGGAGGTTTTCTTGATTCTCCTCTTTGGAGAACTCTGTTTGATTGCATTCCTGACATCCCGGTTATTTTTCACACTTGGTGATACTATTGGGCTCCATTCCAACAtgattttgtttcttgatggAGTCATTGGTGTTTGACTTGGTTTCAATGGAGTCAACTGAGTGATTGTTTCATTAACATCAATGTTCTCGCTGGTGTTCACAGGAACATTCCTCAAAGGGCTTGAATAATAGTCGGCTTTCAACGGTGAAGAACTAAGGGATTGCAGGTttattggagaagaatACCCATCATTGAAATAATTGTCATCCGAAAAGAACTGGGGATTATAGAAATAGCTCACAGCCGGAgacgagttcaagttccCGTTCAAATTCACTGGTGAGGATTCTCTAGTGAAAGGACGTGGTGAAGGAGATGACTGATCGGGGGAGTCATTGGTTAACCttggtggagatggtgGAGGTAAGTAAGTGTTGGCGTTGGCATTGAATGCTTGTTTTTTGCGTGGAGAAGGATCTTGGACTGGAATAGGAACGTATTTCATGTGGGCTttatcatcttcttccaaaagcggttcgatatcatcaacatatACTTGTTCTGGTTGGCTATGGTTCAATCTACTCAACTCCTGTAAGTACTTTGCAGAGTACATATTACCAGGATTCATGGATCTTCTATCATTATCAGACGTATCAGGAGACGGAGGAAACTTATAAGAATTGGGATTATTGTTGGGCACCAAGTAATCATCGCTGCTCTTCTTGGACGATGGCTTGggatcttcttcctcgatTAAAACGTTAACAGGTTTAGCGGAGATAGATTTTCTCAAAGGCAGGGACATGGCCGAGGTTGAAGCCATCCTCACCAACTGCACAGGTGAAATGGACTTGTCGTCATTCTTGAGCTCAATAGACAATTCCCGAGTATGATTCTCAAATCCGAAAATTGCAGTCCCACTAATTTTCCTACTATGTCTAGCTTGATGAAAGTGGAAAGAGTTCCCAGCCGAATGATGGTGGTTGCTTTCGATACGTTTAGGAGATGAGTGTTGTGGTAAGTCGTTTGGAAACCCAGTTGGGACGTCCAAATCTTGTATACCCAATAAGGTTTGGTTGAGTAAGTCGTCGATATCAGGGTTGATTCCCTCCAAATATTGGTCTAAATCTTGattcttgatcaattccAGTGAGTTAGGAATATCCACCCAATTGGAAAATTGTTCCATTATAACGAGGTTAAACAggttgtggttgttgggaaatggagaagaattgaaccttgaagttgaaactTTTTTTTAAATATTTGCAGCTATACGAAATGGATTCAGATGGGGTAAAGATACTAAAGAAGCACTCGCAAGGGGAAACAAAAACTTAGCTGGAACGGGATAGGGAAGCTGTTAGCaaaggaagaaatgaaTGGGTTCCTAGGAGTAAGCTTTGTACGTTTTTTTCTGATCACCTGGATCAATCCATAGTTTATAGTAGATGCGACAATTTTTGAATTTAAGAGGTGCAATTACTACATTTGGCAATATATAAATATTTGCAACTCTTTCGCATTAGTACTGATTTTGGTCAATTGTTCAGATAATATTGGTGAAAATGCAATGTCTAGGTCAATGACATGATAGGAGCCAATGCATgtagttgaagaaatttCAATTGATGTTGCTATGACTGCTATTGTGGGAGGGTTCATGCGTGTATTGTACAAATTTTGTGGCGTTTCTGCAAGTGTGTTAAACGACACTAATAAATATCTTATTTATAATGCAAAAGGTAAGGATAGCCAAACTATTTAATTAATAAATATAAACGCAAAAACATCAACTATGGGACCTATtgcatcaacaacatcttTCTTGGGTCCTCGATCAATTCCTTAACggttttcaagaaggtgaCAGCTTCACGCCCGTCTAACACTCTATGGTCATAGGTCAAAGCCAAGTACATCATTGGTCTAGAGACAACTTGACCCTTCACAGTAACTGGTCTTTCCTTGACACCATGCAACCCCAAAACAGCGGTTTGAGGCATGTTAATGATTGGAGTACCATATAAGGAACCAAAGACACCTCCGTTGGAGATAGTGAAGGTACCACCGGTCATGTCTTCAATGGTCAACTTTCCATCTCTAGCCTTCTTACCCAAGCTGGAAATCTCTTGTTCGATTCCCAAGATAGAAAGAGATTCGGCGTTTCTAAGAACTGGAGTAACTAAACCCTTTGGAGTAGCCACGGCAATGGAAATATCAGTGTAGTCTCTGAAAACCAAAGTGTCATTGTTTTCAATGGCAGCATTGACGGTTGGAATGTCCTTCATGGCCAAGGTGGAAGCCTTAGCGAAAGCACCCATGAAACCAAACTTGATACCAGTCTTGTCCAAGAATTCGTCCTTGTATAATTTTCTCATTTCCATCAAAGCAGACATGTCGACTTCGTTAAACGTGGTCAAAGAAGCAGCGGTGTTTTGGGATTCCTTCAATCTTTCGGCGATTCTCAATCTCATTctgttcatcttcactctttcttcatctctGGAGAAGTTGGTAAAGGTGGCAGATGATGATTCTTTGGTTTCCGTCTTCTTTGGAGCTTCCTTTTTAGGCTGTGGAGGAGGGGCAGACTTGGCTGGTTCAGCCTTCTTTGGAGCATCTTCCTTTGGAGCAGCTTCCTTTGGGGCTTCGTCTTTAGGAGCGTCTTCTTTAGGAGCAGATGGAGCAGCACCTTCTGGAGCAgcaccttcttca
Protein-coding regions in this window:
- the ACE2 gene encoding Metallothionein expression activator (EggNog:ENOG503NY85; COG:K), which translates into the protein MEQFSNWVDIPNSSELIKNQDLDQYLEGINPDIDDLLNQTLLGIQDLDVPTGFPNDLPQHSSPKRIESNHHHSAGNSFHFHQARHSRKISGTAIFGFENHTRELSIELKNDDKSISPVQLVRMASTSAMSSPLRKSISAKPVNVLIEEEDPKPSSKKSSDDYLVPNNNPNSYKFPPSPDTSDNDRRSMNPGNMYSAKYLQELSRLNHSQPEQVYVDDIEPLLEEDDKAHMKYVPIPVQDPSPRKKQAFNANANTYLPPPSPPRLTNDSPDQSSPSPRPFTRESSPVNLNGNLNSSPAVSYFYNPQFFSDDNYFNDGYSSPINSQSLSSSPLKADYYSSPLRNVPVNTSENIDVNETITQLTPLKPSQTPMTPSRNKIMLEWSPIVSPSVKNNRDVRNAIKQSSPKRRIKKTSLLPPGELDRYFDGPDSNKTFTCTYKNCGKRFTRRYNVRSHIQTHLSDRPFPCMYCPKKFVRQHDLNRHVKGHLEARHCRCPCGKEFTRIDAMKKHRLRNICSGRIPPDQADSLRSPERQDDSPLDDYSSPARIVESNENEITNNLLQNLNDIPAL
- the KGD2 gene encoding 2-oxoglutarate dehydrogenase complex E2 component (COG:C; EggNog:ENOG503NX9F; BUSCO:EOG09263I7I), with the translated sequence MLSRNLKCQARRLPLIGRSVIKSEVALVRSFHVLNVKPVASSAGFKHQPINTITNFKRLASTSIKVPEMAESITEGTLSSFNKQVGDYVNQDELVATIETDKIDVEVNAPVSGTITELLVSEEDTVEVGQVIVTIEEGAAPEGAAPSAPKEDAPKDEAPKEAAPKEDAPKKAEPAKSAPPPQPKKEAPKKTETKESSSATFTNFSRDEERVKMNRMRLRIAERLKESQNTAASLTTFNEVDMSALMEMRKLYKDEFLDKTGIKFGFMGAFAKASTLAMKDIPTVNAAIENNDTLVFRDYTDISIAVATPKGLVTPVLRNAESLSILGIEQEISSLGKKARDGKLTIEDMTGGTFTISNGGVFGSLYGTPIINMPQTAVLGLHGVKERPVTVKGQVVSRPMMYLALTYDHRVLDGREAVTFLKTVKELIEDPRKMLLMQ